The proteins below are encoded in one region of Populus alba chromosome 2, ASM523922v2, whole genome shotgun sequence:
- the LOC118052801 gene encoding uncharacterized protein isoform X2, with protein MEHQQVSSVSAAAPFSKKFSFDRGHGGKHVYDGVFSGGGGAVKLGARVLDYREIFGGTAATASSIPILDVPQLNENSKVSSFGAQRADYAKIFGGFGDDDFGLLHEELFAKRKKVKSSINGTRPLAEARSRNAGSKHSNVSKEQRDSSPEAPFQSIDGVKLLNVSYNKSNPGNKNGTNGMTRVAQLHAVPGYTFLVDEITPSKMTEGGKPARSVLNDSHLNANVGKSVKEDTARRKAVSGPQPRIADTNSFRSPAEFQKKSSRNRSISNDMPFDAFEIGLGRRPPSCSPTNSSNNIGGTDISKNSKFGVSRNDASRGADLPASSDEEMDANSDAAASAAALRKAIEEAQMKIKIAKELMERKNEGFQNRAKTGFNKSWKAQKSKVKTEERLKRSNELVDREMREKEDTAKQEFTGVSEGNVSKASQPTPDFGDEKKSSFANNAAGETHSKESKSTRTDNRLEAEDWESTEEFFEAADHEELREMPSEFEQSENAEKMASYNHENKWSEKMTAEEKIKKPEECTEEVFNEDKVERELNSVVGAFQWNLYANFVKPSQVCHREENENKTRISNNHEETYQTPTVSDEWKDCETVLENLHQPEENVKLPVQELNENEDMKELKDAQDWVETEKKQREALDHKETDNRSDEVSIREENDRDLDQIYEKKQNVEGQQEERDRVECEMKQGGWNLEEYAEKLNDLHRGEISGDDGETEESEKPEKLVDDEEILKKSDQMNEPEESTKLLVHELEENEDMKELKDWVETEKQLREALDHKETENRSNEVPIREENDRGLNQIHEKEENVEGQQEEWDRVECEMKRGWNLEEYEEKLNDLHRGEISGEDGETEKNEKLEKLVDDEEILRKSDQMNGPEENPELPVQELEENEDMKGLKDAQDWVETEKKQREALDHREMENRSDEVPIEEESDGGLNQIYEKKENMEGQRKEWDRVECERKQGGWNLEENEKLNDLHRIEILGEEGKTEESEKPEELMDDEEILKKSDQMNETENREEKACEGIDTERIRSKSCPGEQDEKTMEVTEQALRYDGDNLEMAEDANEQYENENLGGSDNALGCKINFAVGDLKAEVLTTKENGRVMGVTESSPLLQGTEKESEAVEDANNLEQQNCEIAGLTQGFVGLDRIKKQTADVTGALLNGENGIYLGENDINFEDKQNEHHVTEYKNMSNQEKFFEEVTNEMDANGNVDICEPEVGMDNEESEKSSISSHNERWSSDETESLHDPVCCVEEAAHELGENNNDAKESEVATNHEKDKNSCESSDEDRWVGNDVDTEASQQPIFEGQGKTTEISLEEEPNQSTSKKEENHCKNPAIEEKEAEDNLQRKLEVEKKHFSKKDEVKVREIEREKERIAVERAIQEARERAFAEARERAAVKRAAAEAHQRLKAEVRERLGKALLEANNKLAAEKASFEAKLKAERAAVERATAEARQRALEKALSEKVRNQAEKSAAERFSSISKDNGMNSRDKQCNDPGPSSSSRYPGSSNHGERFNGGNGESAPRNKATLERHQRTAERAAKALAEKNMRELLAQKEQAERNRLAETLEADVKRWSSGKERNLRALLSTLPYILGPDSGWQPIPLTELVSSTAVKKAYRKATLFVHPDKLQQRGASIQLKYTCEKVFDLLKDAWNKFSAEER; from the exons ATGGAGCACCAGCAAGTCTCCTCTGTATCTGCTGCTGCTCCGTTTTCAAAGAAGTTTAGTTTTGACCGTGGACATGGCGGAAAGCATGTGTACGACGGCGTttttagtggtggtggtggggcaGTGAAGCTCGGGGCTCGAGTGTTGGATTATAGAGAGATATTTGGTGGGACTGCTGCTACTGCTTCATCAATTCCGATTCTTGATGTTCCCCAGCTGAATGAGAACAGTAAGGTCTCTTCTTTTGGTGCACAAAGGGCTGATTACGCCAAGATTTTCGGTGGTTTTGGAGATGATGATTTTGGTTTGCTTCACGAAGAACTCTTTGCTAAACGAAAGAAAGTCAAGAGTTCTATCAATGGAACTCG GCCTCTAGCTGAAGCAAGGTCGCGGAATGCCGGGTCAAAGCATTCTAATGTCTCAAAAGAGCAAAGAGATTCATCACCTGAAGCACCATTCCAGTCGATTGATGGTGTAAAACTGCTTAACGTGTCTTATAATAAAAGCAACCCAGGGAACAAAAATGGGACAAATGGAATGACACGTGTTGCTCAACTTCATGCAGTTCCTGGCTATACTTTTCTAGTTGATGAAATCACTCCCTCAAAGATGACTGAAGGTGGCAAGCCAGCACGATCAGTCCTAAATGATTCTCATCTCAATGCTAATGTTGGTAAGAGTGTGAAGGAAGACACAGCTCGCAGGAAAGCTGTGTCAGGTCCACAACCCAGAATTGCTGACACAAATAGTTTTAGAAGTCCTGCTGAGTTTCAGAAGAAATCAAGTCGAAATAGATCCATTTCGAATGATATGCCTTTTGATGCATTTGAAATTGGCCTAGGCAGACGTCCACCTTCATGCTCACCAACTAATTCCAGCAATAATATTGGTGGCACCGATATATCAAAGAATTCCAAGTTTGGAGTTTCTAGAAATGATGCTTCTAGAGGTGCAGATTTACCAGCTTCTTCTGATGAGGAAATGGATGCAAATTCTGATGCTGCTGCCTCAGCAGCTGCACTTAGAAAGGCAATAGAGGAGGCTCAAATGAAGATTAAAATTGCAAAAGAATTGATGGAAAGAAAGAACGAAGGGTTTCAAAATCGTGCAAAGACAGGCTTTAATAAAAGCTGGAAAGCTCAGAAGAGCAAGGTTAAAACTGAAGAAAGATTAAAAAGATCCAATGAGCTGGTGGATCGGGAAATGCGCGAAAAAGAGGATACTGCAAAGCAAGAATTCACAGGCGTATCAGAGGGTAATGTGTCAAAAGCAAGCCAACCAACTCCAGATTTTGGAGATGAGAAGAAATCTTCTTTTGCTAATAATGCTGCTGGAGAAACACACAGCAAGGAATCCAAATCAACTAGAACAGATAATAGGCTGGAAGCAGAAGATTGGGAATCAACAGAAGAGTTTTTTGAAGCTGCGGACCATGAGGAGCTCAGGGAAATGCCATCAGAATTTGAGCAGTCAGAGAATGCAGAGAAAATGGCATCATataatcatgaaaataaatggagCGAGAAGATGACagcagaagaaaaaataaaaaagccagAGGAGTGCACTGAAGAAGTTTTTAATGAGGACAAGGTCGAGAGAGAACTAAATTCAGTGGTAGGAGCATTTCAGTGGAATTTATATGCAAACTTTGTTAAGCCATCACAAGTTTGCCATcgggaagaaaatgaaaacaaaacgaGAATTTCTAATAACCATGAAGAAACTTATCAAACACCTACAGTCTCTGATGAATGGAAAGACTGTGAAACTGTGCTGGAAAATCTTCACCAACCTGAAGAAAACGTAAAACTTCCAGTCCAGgagttgaatgaaaatgaagataTGAAGGAACTAAAAGATGCTCAGGACTGGGTGGAAACCGAGAAGAAACAAAGGGAGGCATTGGATCACAAGGAAACGGATAATAGATCAGATGAAGTTTCTATTAGGGAGGAGAATGACAGAGACCTTGATCAGatatatgagaaaaaacaaaatgtggAGGGACAGCAAGAAGAACGGGACAGGGTAGAATGTGAAATGAAACAAGGAGGTTGGAACCTAGAAGAATATGCGGAGAAACTAAATGATTTGCACAGGGGAGAAATATCAGGCGATGATGGTGAGACGGAAGAGAGTGAGAAGCCAGAAAAACTAGTGGATGATGAGGAGATACTCAAGAAAAGTGATCAGATGAATGAACCTGAAGAAAGCACAAAACTTCTGGTCCATGAGTTGGAGGAAAATGAAGATATGAAGGAACTAAAGGACTGGGTGGAAACCGAGAAGCAGCTAAGGGAGGCATTAGATCATAAGGAAACAGAGAATAGATCAAATGAAGTTCCTATTAGGGAGGAGAATGACAGAGGCCTCAATCAGATAcatgagaaagaagaaaatgtgGAGGGACAGCAAGAAGAATGGGACAGGGTAGAATGTGAAATGAAACGAGGTTGGAACCTAGAAGAATATGAGGAGAAACTAAATGATTTGCACAGGGGAGAAATATCAGGCGAAGATGGTGAGACAGAAAAGAATGAGAAGCTGGAAAAACTTGTGGATGATGAGGAGATACTAAGAAAAAGTGATCAGATGAATGGACCTGAAGAAAACCCAGAACTTCCAGTCCAGGAGTTGGAGGAAAATGAAGATATGAAGGGACTAAAAGATGCACAGGACTGGGTGGAAACTGAGAAGAAACAAAGGGAGGCACTAGATCATAGGGAAATGGAGAATAGATCAGATGAAGTTCCTATTGAAGAGGAGAGCGACGGAGGCCTCAATCAGATAtatgagaagaaagaaaacatggAGGGACAGCGAAAAGAATGGGACAGGGTAGAATGTGAAAGGAAACAAGGAGGTTGGAACctagaagaaaatgagaaactAAATGACTTGCACAGAATAGAAATATTAGGCGAAGAGGGTAAGACAGAAGAGAGTGAGAAGCCAGAAGAACTCATGGATGATGAGGAGATACTCAAAAAGAGTGATCAGATGAATGAAACTGAGAATAGAGAAGAGAAGGCATGCGAAGGGATAGATACTGAGAGGATAAGATCCAAGAGTTGCCCGGGGGAACAAGATGAGAAGACCATGGAAGTGACCGAGCAGGCCTTAAGATACGATGGGGACAATCTTGAAATGGCCGAGGATGCAAATGAGCAGTATGAAAATGAGAACCTGGGTGGGAGTGACAATGCCTTGGGATGTAAAATAAACTTTGCTGTTGGGGATTTAAAGGCAGAGGTACTTACTACCAAGGAGAATGGAAGGGTAATGGGGGTAACTGAATCTTCCCCTCTATTACAAGGGACTGAGAAGGAGTCAGAGGCAGTTGAAGATGCGAACAACCTGGAGCAACAGAATTGTGAAATTGCAGGCCTCACTCAAGGTTTCGTTGGACTCGATAGGATTAAGAAGCAAACTGCAGATGTGACTGGGGCTCTTCTTAATGGAGAAAATGGGATATATTTAGGTGAAAATGACATTAACTTTGAAGACAAGCAAAATGAGCATCATGTGACAGAATACAAGAACATGTCCAATCAGGAAAAATTCTTTGAAGAAGTAACTAATGAAATGGATGCTAATGGTAATGTTGATATCTGTGAACCTGAAGTTGGCATGGATAATGAAGAAAGTGAGAAGAGTTCGATATCATCTCACAATGAAAGATGGTCCAGTGACGAGACAGAATCACTTCATGATCCAGTGTGTTGTGTTGAAGAAGCTGCTCACGAATTGggagaaaataataatgatgccAAGGAGTCTGAAGTtgcaacaaatcatgaaaaagacaagaattcttGTGAATCTTCTGATGAAGATAGATGGGTAGGTAATGATGTAGATACTGAAGCAAGTCAGCAACCTATATTCGAAGGGCAAGGGAAGACCACAGAGATATCCTTGGAAGAGGAACCGAACCAAAGCACCAGCAAGAAAGAGGAGAATCATTGCAAGAATCCAGCAATAGAAGAGAAGGAAGCTGAAGATAATTTGCAAAGGAAATTGGAGGTGGAGAAGAAACACTTCAGTAAAAAGGATGAAGTAAAAGTGAGGgaaatagaaagagaaaaggagagaatagCTGTCGAAAGGGCAATACAAGAAGCCCGAGAAAGGGCTTTTGCAGAAGCCCGAGAAAGGGCTGCTGTCAAGAGAGCAGCTGCAGAAGCTCATCAAAGGTTAAAGGCTGAGGTCAGAGAAAGGCTAGGGAAGGCTCTTCTAGAGGCCAATAATAAGTTGGCAGCTGAGAAGGCCTCATTTGAAGCCAAACTAAAAGCTGAACGTGCTGCAGTAGAGAGAGCAACCGCAGAGGCCAGGCAGCGTGCCCTAGAAAAAGCTTTGTCTGAGAAGGTTAGAAATCAGGCTGAAAAGTCTGCAGCTGAGAGATTTTCAAGCATTTCAAAAGATAATGGGATGAATTCCAGA GATAAACAATGCAATGACCCAGGTCCTTCTAGCAGTTCAAGGTATCCAGGCTCTTCAAATCATGGTG AAAGATTTAATGGAGGTAATGGTGAATCCGCTCCAAGGAATAAAGCCACATTGGAAAGGCATCAAAGAACAGCAGAGCGTGCG GCAAAAGCTCTCGCAGAGAAGAATATGCGTGAACTTCTTGCTCAGAAAGAGCAGGCAGAAAGAAAT AGACTGGCAGAAACTTTGGAAGCTGATGTCAAGAGATGGTCAAGTGGGAAGGAGAGGAACTTGCGTGCTCTGCTTTCAACACTGCCATAT ATCCTTGGCCCTGATAGTGGCTGGCAGCCAATTCCTTTGACTGAACTTGTGTCAAGTACTGCTGTGAAAAAAGCTTATCGCAAGGCCACGCTATTTGTTCACCCTGACAAGTTGCAACAACGAGGTGCAAGCATACAGCTGAAATACACCTGTGAGAAGGTTTTTGATCTTCTAAAG GATGCTTGGAACAAATTCAGTGCAGAAGAACGGTAG
- the LOC118052801 gene encoding uncharacterized protein isoform X3 → MEHQQVSSVSAAAPFSKKFSFDRGHGGKHVYDGVFSGGGGAVKLGARVLDYREIFGGTAATASSIPILDVPQLNENSKVSSFGAQRADYAKIFGGFGDDDFGLLHEELFAKRKKVKSSINGTRPLAEARSRNAGSKHSNVSKEQRDSSPEAPFQSIDGVKLLNVSYNKSNPGNKNGTNGMTRVAQLHAVPGYTFLVDEITPSKMTEGGKPARSVLNDSHLNANVGKSVKEDTARRKAVSGPQPRIADTNSFRSPAEFQKKSSRNRSISNDMPFDAFEIGLGRRPPSCSPTNSSNNIGGTDISKNSKFGVSRNDASRGADLPASSDEEMDANSDAAASAAALRKAIEEAQMKIKIAKELMERKNEGFQNRAKTGFNKSWKAQKSKVKTEERLKRSNELVDREMREKEDTAKQEFTGVSEGNVSKASQPTPDFGDEKKSSFANNAAGETHSKESKSTRTDNRLEAEDWESTEEFFEAADHEELREMPSEFEQSENAEKMASYNHENKWSEKMTAEEKIKKPEECTEEVFNEDKVERELNSVVGAFQWNLYANFVKPSQVCHREENENKTRISNNHEETYQTPTVSDEWKDCETVLENLHQPEENVKLPVQELNENEDMKELKDAQDWVETEKKQREALDHKETDNRSDEVSIREENDRDLDQIYEKKQNVEGQQEERDRVECEMKQGGWNLEEYAEKLNDLHRGEISGDDGETEESEKPEKLVDDEEILKKSDQMNEPEESTKLLVHELEENEDMKELKDWVETEKQLREALDHKETENRSNEVPIREENDRGLNQIHEKEENVEGQQEEWDRVECEMKRGWNLEEYEEKLNDLHRGEISGEDGETEKNEKLEKLVDDEEILRKSDQMNGPEENPELPVQELEENEDMKGLKDAQDWVETEKKQREALDHREMENRSDEVPIEEESDGGLNQIYEKKENMEGQRKEWDRVECERKQGGWNLEENEKLNDLHRIEILGEEGKTEESEKPEELMDDEEILKKSDQMNETENREEKACEGIDTERIRSKSCPGEQDEKTMEVTEQALRYDGDNLEMAEDANEQYENENLGGSDNALGCKINFAVGDLKAEVLTTKENGRVMGVTESSPLLQGTEKESEAVEDANNLEQQNCEIAGLTQGFVGLDRIKKQTADVTGALLNGENGIYLGENDINFEDKQNEHHVTEYKNMSNQEKFFEEVTNEMDANGNVDICEPEVGMDNEESEKSSISSHNERWSSDETESLHDPVCCVEEAAHELGENNNDAKESEVATNHEKDKNSCESSDEDRWVGNDVDTEASQQPIFEGQGKTTEISLEEEPNQSTSKKEENHCKNPAIEEKEAEDNLQRKLEVEKKHFSKKDEVKVREIEREKERIAVERAIQEARERAFAEARERAAVKRAAAEAHQRLKAEVRERLGKALLEANNKLAAEKASFEAKLKAERAAVERATAEARQRALEKALSEKDKQCNDPGPSSSSRYPGSSNHGERFNGGNGESAPRNKATLERHQRTAERAAKALAEKNMRELLAQKEQAERNRLAETLEADVKRWSSGKERNLRALLSTLPYILGPDSGWQPIPLTELVSSTAVKKAYRKATLFVHPDKLQQRGASIQLKYTCEKVFDLLKDAWNKFSAEER, encoded by the exons ATGGAGCACCAGCAAGTCTCCTCTGTATCTGCTGCTGCTCCGTTTTCAAAGAAGTTTAGTTTTGACCGTGGACATGGCGGAAAGCATGTGTACGACGGCGTttttagtggtggtggtggggcaGTGAAGCTCGGGGCTCGAGTGTTGGATTATAGAGAGATATTTGGTGGGACTGCTGCTACTGCTTCATCAATTCCGATTCTTGATGTTCCCCAGCTGAATGAGAACAGTAAGGTCTCTTCTTTTGGTGCACAAAGGGCTGATTACGCCAAGATTTTCGGTGGTTTTGGAGATGATGATTTTGGTTTGCTTCACGAAGAACTCTTTGCTAAACGAAAGAAAGTCAAGAGTTCTATCAATGGAACTCG GCCTCTAGCTGAAGCAAGGTCGCGGAATGCCGGGTCAAAGCATTCTAATGTCTCAAAAGAGCAAAGAGATTCATCACCTGAAGCACCATTCCAGTCGATTGATGGTGTAAAACTGCTTAACGTGTCTTATAATAAAAGCAACCCAGGGAACAAAAATGGGACAAATGGAATGACACGTGTTGCTCAACTTCATGCAGTTCCTGGCTATACTTTTCTAGTTGATGAAATCACTCCCTCAAAGATGACTGAAGGTGGCAAGCCAGCACGATCAGTCCTAAATGATTCTCATCTCAATGCTAATGTTGGTAAGAGTGTGAAGGAAGACACAGCTCGCAGGAAAGCTGTGTCAGGTCCACAACCCAGAATTGCTGACACAAATAGTTTTAGAAGTCCTGCTGAGTTTCAGAAGAAATCAAGTCGAAATAGATCCATTTCGAATGATATGCCTTTTGATGCATTTGAAATTGGCCTAGGCAGACGTCCACCTTCATGCTCACCAACTAATTCCAGCAATAATATTGGTGGCACCGATATATCAAAGAATTCCAAGTTTGGAGTTTCTAGAAATGATGCTTCTAGAGGTGCAGATTTACCAGCTTCTTCTGATGAGGAAATGGATGCAAATTCTGATGCTGCTGCCTCAGCAGCTGCACTTAGAAAGGCAATAGAGGAGGCTCAAATGAAGATTAAAATTGCAAAAGAATTGATGGAAAGAAAGAACGAAGGGTTTCAAAATCGTGCAAAGACAGGCTTTAATAAAAGCTGGAAAGCTCAGAAGAGCAAGGTTAAAACTGAAGAAAGATTAAAAAGATCCAATGAGCTGGTGGATCGGGAAATGCGCGAAAAAGAGGATACTGCAAAGCAAGAATTCACAGGCGTATCAGAGGGTAATGTGTCAAAAGCAAGCCAACCAACTCCAGATTTTGGAGATGAGAAGAAATCTTCTTTTGCTAATAATGCTGCTGGAGAAACACACAGCAAGGAATCCAAATCAACTAGAACAGATAATAGGCTGGAAGCAGAAGATTGGGAATCAACAGAAGAGTTTTTTGAAGCTGCGGACCATGAGGAGCTCAGGGAAATGCCATCAGAATTTGAGCAGTCAGAGAATGCAGAGAAAATGGCATCATataatcatgaaaataaatggagCGAGAAGATGACagcagaagaaaaaataaaaaagccagAGGAGTGCACTGAAGAAGTTTTTAATGAGGACAAGGTCGAGAGAGAACTAAATTCAGTGGTAGGAGCATTTCAGTGGAATTTATATGCAAACTTTGTTAAGCCATCACAAGTTTGCCATcgggaagaaaatgaaaacaaaacgaGAATTTCTAATAACCATGAAGAAACTTATCAAACACCTACAGTCTCTGATGAATGGAAAGACTGTGAAACTGTGCTGGAAAATCTTCACCAACCTGAAGAAAACGTAAAACTTCCAGTCCAGgagttgaatgaaaatgaagataTGAAGGAACTAAAAGATGCTCAGGACTGGGTGGAAACCGAGAAGAAACAAAGGGAGGCATTGGATCACAAGGAAACGGATAATAGATCAGATGAAGTTTCTATTAGGGAGGAGAATGACAGAGACCTTGATCAGatatatgagaaaaaacaaaatgtggAGGGACAGCAAGAAGAACGGGACAGGGTAGAATGTGAAATGAAACAAGGAGGTTGGAACCTAGAAGAATATGCGGAGAAACTAAATGATTTGCACAGGGGAGAAATATCAGGCGATGATGGTGAGACGGAAGAGAGTGAGAAGCCAGAAAAACTAGTGGATGATGAGGAGATACTCAAGAAAAGTGATCAGATGAATGAACCTGAAGAAAGCACAAAACTTCTGGTCCATGAGTTGGAGGAAAATGAAGATATGAAGGAACTAAAGGACTGGGTGGAAACCGAGAAGCAGCTAAGGGAGGCATTAGATCATAAGGAAACAGAGAATAGATCAAATGAAGTTCCTATTAGGGAGGAGAATGACAGAGGCCTCAATCAGATAcatgagaaagaagaaaatgtgGAGGGACAGCAAGAAGAATGGGACAGGGTAGAATGTGAAATGAAACGAGGTTGGAACCTAGAAGAATATGAGGAGAAACTAAATGATTTGCACAGGGGAGAAATATCAGGCGAAGATGGTGAGACAGAAAAGAATGAGAAGCTGGAAAAACTTGTGGATGATGAGGAGATACTAAGAAAAAGTGATCAGATGAATGGACCTGAAGAAAACCCAGAACTTCCAGTCCAGGAGTTGGAGGAAAATGAAGATATGAAGGGACTAAAAGATGCACAGGACTGGGTGGAAACTGAGAAGAAACAAAGGGAGGCACTAGATCATAGGGAAATGGAGAATAGATCAGATGAAGTTCCTATTGAAGAGGAGAGCGACGGAGGCCTCAATCAGATAtatgagaagaaagaaaacatggAGGGACAGCGAAAAGAATGGGACAGGGTAGAATGTGAAAGGAAACAAGGAGGTTGGAACctagaagaaaatgagaaactAAATGACTTGCACAGAATAGAAATATTAGGCGAAGAGGGTAAGACAGAAGAGAGTGAGAAGCCAGAAGAACTCATGGATGATGAGGAGATACTCAAAAAGAGTGATCAGATGAATGAAACTGAGAATAGAGAAGAGAAGGCATGCGAAGGGATAGATACTGAGAGGATAAGATCCAAGAGTTGCCCGGGGGAACAAGATGAGAAGACCATGGAAGTGACCGAGCAGGCCTTAAGATACGATGGGGACAATCTTGAAATGGCCGAGGATGCAAATGAGCAGTATGAAAATGAGAACCTGGGTGGGAGTGACAATGCCTTGGGATGTAAAATAAACTTTGCTGTTGGGGATTTAAAGGCAGAGGTACTTACTACCAAGGAGAATGGAAGGGTAATGGGGGTAACTGAATCTTCCCCTCTATTACAAGGGACTGAGAAGGAGTCAGAGGCAGTTGAAGATGCGAACAACCTGGAGCAACAGAATTGTGAAATTGCAGGCCTCACTCAAGGTTTCGTTGGACTCGATAGGATTAAGAAGCAAACTGCAGATGTGACTGGGGCTCTTCTTAATGGAGAAAATGGGATATATTTAGGTGAAAATGACATTAACTTTGAAGACAAGCAAAATGAGCATCATGTGACAGAATACAAGAACATGTCCAATCAGGAAAAATTCTTTGAAGAAGTAACTAATGAAATGGATGCTAATGGTAATGTTGATATCTGTGAACCTGAAGTTGGCATGGATAATGAAGAAAGTGAGAAGAGTTCGATATCATCTCACAATGAAAGATGGTCCAGTGACGAGACAGAATCACTTCATGATCCAGTGTGTTGTGTTGAAGAAGCTGCTCACGAATTGggagaaaataataatgatgccAAGGAGTCTGAAGTtgcaacaaatcatgaaaaagacaagaattcttGTGAATCTTCTGATGAAGATAGATGGGTAGGTAATGATGTAGATACTGAAGCAAGTCAGCAACCTATATTCGAAGGGCAAGGGAAGACCACAGAGATATCCTTGGAAGAGGAACCGAACCAAAGCACCAGCAAGAAAGAGGAGAATCATTGCAAGAATCCAGCAATAGAAGAGAAGGAAGCTGAAGATAATTTGCAAAGGAAATTGGAGGTGGAGAAGAAACACTTCAGTAAAAAGGATGAAGTAAAAGTGAGGgaaatagaaagagaaaaggagagaatagCTGTCGAAAGGGCAATACAAGAAGCCCGAGAAAGGGCTTTTGCAGAAGCCCGAGAAAGGGCTGCTGTCAAGAGAGCAGCTGCAGAAGCTCATCAAAGGTTAAAGGCTGAGGTCAGAGAAAGGCTAGGGAAGGCTCTTCTAGAGGCCAATAATAAGTTGGCAGCTGAGAAGGCCTCATTTGAAGCCAAACTAAAAGCTGAACGTGCTGCAGTAGAGAGAGCAACCGCAGAGGCCAGGCAGCGTGCCCTAGAAAAAGCTTTGTCTGAGAAG GATAAACAATGCAATGACCCAGGTCCTTCTAGCAGTTCAAGGTATCCAGGCTCTTCAAATCATGGTG AAAGATTTAATGGAGGTAATGGTGAATCCGCTCCAAGGAATAAAGCCACATTGGAAAGGCATCAAAGAACAGCAGAGCGTGCG GCAAAAGCTCTCGCAGAGAAGAATATGCGTGAACTTCTTGCTCAGAAAGAGCAGGCAGAAAGAAAT AGACTGGCAGAAACTTTGGAAGCTGATGTCAAGAGATGGTCAAGTGGGAAGGAGAGGAACTTGCGTGCTCTGCTTTCAACACTGCCATAT ATCCTTGGCCCTGATAGTGGCTGGCAGCCAATTCCTTTGACTGAACTTGTGTCAAGTACTGCTGTGAAAAAAGCTTATCGCAAGGCCACGCTATTTGTTCACCCTGACAAGTTGCAACAACGAGGTGCAAGCATACAGCTGAAATACACCTGTGAGAAGGTTTTTGATCTTCTAAAG GATGCTTGGAACAAATTCAGTGCAGAAGAACGGTAG